The following coding sequences lie in one Kribbella sp. NBC_00709 genomic window:
- a CDS encoding 2-oxoacid:acceptor oxidoreductase family protein: protein MFEVRIHGRGGQGVVTTAELLSVAAFTEGREAQAFPTFGSERTGAPVVGFCRIDNSPIRTHEPIAEPDAVIVQDATLVQHTDVFGGLRGDGYLLMNTSWSLAELGLDAFVRRFRPERVLMIPATELALTHLGRPLPGAVLLGAFAALTQQVTVESIVTVVQDRFSGAIATGNVAAVRAAYDLARRQLEEADHALTD from the coding sequence ATGTTCGAGGTGCGGATCCACGGCCGGGGCGGCCAGGGAGTGGTGACGACGGCCGAGTTGCTGTCGGTCGCGGCGTTCACCGAAGGCCGGGAAGCGCAGGCGTTCCCGACCTTCGGGTCGGAGCGGACCGGTGCACCGGTGGTCGGCTTCTGCCGGATCGACAACAGCCCGATCCGGACCCACGAGCCGATCGCGGAGCCGGACGCGGTGATCGTGCAAGACGCCACCCTGGTGCAGCACACCGATGTCTTCGGTGGCCTGCGAGGCGACGGGTACCTGCTGATGAACACGTCGTGGTCGCTTGCCGAGCTCGGCCTGGACGCATTCGTGCGAAGGTTCCGGCCCGAGCGGGTCCTGATGATTCCCGCGACCGAACTGGCGCTGACCCACTTGGGCCGTCCGCTGCCCGGTGCAGTTCTGCTGGGCGCCTTCGCGGCCCTCACCCAGCAGGTCACGGTGGAATCGATCGTGACGGTCGTCCAGGACCGGTTCTCCGGAGCGATTGCCACCGGCAACGTTGCGGCTGTCCGTGCGGCGTACGACCTGGCTCGCCGGCAACTCGAGGAGGCTGACCATGCGCTCACAGATTGA
- a CDS encoding PEP/pyruvate-binding domain-containing protein, with the protein MNGEYVVRLDNDVDAAQVGVKAARLAELADEDIRIPEGFAITAEAYGEFVRKARLGSVIARAIRRYRAGRDLVVAAAEIRSAFCDASLPSTVVGDIVKAYQELGGDGTEVVVRCSPVTSVDTAQDAVFLHLTTAADVVAACRRCFASLYSAVAVGNREAEGIDHLRVAMPVTVQRMVRSDLGGSGTARGESTFVRVRASWGLGEPSAADADLYSVHPGARPMIVRHRGAKLTKTVYAVPRGIRMVATTPGERADLVLTDDDLRKLARWSVAADKHFRRPTTLEWAKDGCSGELVVVEVRPGTGSVVTIPARDAGMPAVRVM; encoded by the coding sequence ATGAACGGCGAGTACGTCGTCCGGCTCGACAATGACGTGGATGCGGCGCAGGTAGGCGTCAAAGCTGCCCGGCTGGCCGAACTGGCCGATGAAGACATCCGGATTCCCGAAGGTTTCGCGATCACCGCTGAGGCCTACGGAGAGTTCGTCCGGAAGGCGCGGCTGGGGTCCGTGATCGCGCGAGCGATCCGCAGGTACCGCGCCGGCCGCGACCTGGTCGTGGCCGCGGCCGAGATCCGCTCCGCCTTCTGTGACGCGTCGCTGCCCTCGACGGTGGTCGGCGACATCGTGAAGGCCTACCAGGAGCTTGGTGGCGACGGTACCGAGGTCGTCGTCCGGTGCAGCCCGGTGACATCGGTCGACACTGCCCAGGACGCCGTCTTTCTGCATCTCACCACCGCGGCCGACGTGGTCGCCGCCTGCCGGCGGTGCTTCGCCTCGCTGTACAGCGCCGTTGCCGTCGGCAACCGAGAGGCTGAGGGCATCGACCACCTCCGGGTGGCGATGCCGGTGACCGTGCAGCGGATGGTGCGATCGGACCTCGGCGGCTCCGGCACGGCCCGCGGTGAGAGCACGTTCGTCCGGGTGCGCGCCTCGTGGGGTCTCGGTGAGCCCTCGGCCGCAGATGCCGACCTGTACTCCGTCCATCCCGGCGCCCGCCCGATGATCGTCAGGCATCGTGGCGCCAAGCTGACGAAGACCGTGTACGCCGTCCCGCGCGGAATCCGCATGGTCGCGACGACGCCGGGGGAACGAGCCGACCTGGTGCTGACCGACGACGACCTGCGCAAGCTCGCCCGGTGGTCGGTCGCCGCGGACAAACACTTCCGCCGGCCGACAACGCTGGAGTGGGCGAAGGACGGGTGCTCGGGTGAGCTCGTCGTGGTCGAGGTCCGTCCGGGCACAGGGTCCGTGGTGACGATCCCGGCGCGCGACGCCGGCATGCCCGCAGTACGGGTGATGTGA
- the gap gene encoding type I glyceraldehyde-3-phosphate dehydrogenase: protein MSVRVGINGFGRIGRDYLRCVLERRSGGVEVVAINDVAAPATLAHLLRYDSTYGPLKEEVAHSDDSITVGGRTIRATAERDPARVDWAAVGADIVIESTGRFRTREAAGAHLTAGARKVILSVPGKDVDVTVVLGVNEDDYDPARHHVISNASCTTNCVAPMVSVLHRAFGIERGLMTTIHSYTNDQVLLDSPHKDLRRGRSGAANLIPTSTGAARAVGLVIPEMAGKIDGVAVRVPIEDGSLTDLTVELSTAVSAEQVNQAFADAAAGPLKGILRYTTAPIVSHDIIGDPASCIFDAQLTQVQDHLVKVFGWYDNEWGYTSRLVDLTELVAASL, encoded by the coding sequence ATGAGCGTACGGGTTGGCATCAACGGGTTCGGGCGGATCGGGCGGGACTATCTACGGTGTGTGCTCGAGCGGCGGTCCGGCGGTGTCGAGGTGGTGGCGATCAACGACGTCGCCGCGCCGGCGACGCTGGCGCACCTGCTGCGCTACGACTCGACGTACGGGCCCTTGAAGGAAGAGGTCGCTCACTCCGACGACTCGATCACGGTCGGCGGCCGAACCATCAGGGCAACTGCCGAGCGCGATCCCGCCCGGGTCGACTGGGCGGCCGTCGGTGCCGACATCGTGATCGAGTCGACCGGCAGGTTCCGCACCCGCGAGGCCGCCGGTGCGCACCTGACCGCGGGCGCTCGCAAGGTCATCCTGTCGGTGCCCGGCAAGGACGTCGATGTGACGGTCGTCCTCGGCGTCAACGAGGACGACTATGACCCGGCGAGGCACCACGTCATCTCCAACGCATCGTGTACGACGAACTGCGTCGCGCCGATGGTGTCGGTCCTGCACCGGGCGTTCGGTATCGAGCGTGGCCTGATGACAACCATCCACAGCTACACCAACGACCAGGTGCTGCTGGACTCGCCGCACAAGGATCTCCGGCGCGGACGCTCCGGCGCCGCCAACCTGATCCCGACGAGCACCGGTGCCGCCCGCGCGGTCGGTCTGGTGATCCCGGAAATGGCCGGCAAGATCGACGGTGTCGCCGTACGGGTCCCGATCGAGGACGGGTCGCTGACCGATCTCACGGTCGAGCTGTCCACGGCGGTATCGGCCGAGCAGGTGAACCAGGCGTTCGCGGACGCGGCGGCCGGGCCGCTCAAGGGCATCCTGCGCTACACCACGGCTCCGATCGTGTCGCACGACATCATCGGCGACCCGGCGTCGTGCATCTTCGACGCGCAACTCACGCAGGTCCAGGACCACCTGGTCAAGGTCTTCGGCTGGTACGACAACGAGTGGGGCTACACGAGCCGCCTGGTCGACCTGACCGAGCTCGTCGCGGCCTCACTGTGA
- a CDS encoding DUF4389 domain-containing protein, whose amino-acid sequence MSTVMSSGTYPVRVDGALDERLNRWLWLVKWVLVIPHLFVLAVLWIAFALLSFVAFFAILFTGRYPRGIFDFNVGVLRWTWRVQFYAYGALGTDKYPPFTLREVPTYPAHLEVKYPEHLSRGLVLIKWWLLAIPHYIVVGFFVGSGTWFVSQTDNRAWAWSGGLVGLLVLVAAVVLLFTGRYPRSVFDLVLGMNRWALRVAAYAGLMVDQYPPFRLDMGGDDPGTTKLHEQPRPPSSPPQRDPELRMSAGRTVALVMGILVTLASVAGLAVGGALAWLDQGRRDSAGYITSDQVTLTTTGYALTSENLTVDAGGTSVPHRWFGDARVRVAATDGTPVFVGLANSADVRSYLSGVGHTTVKAVGPNRTTYDDHAGQAPSSLPATLKIWRVQASGPGEQTIIWPPENGDWTLVVMTADGSPDVSVRADVGATAPALEWAWIAVLVSAGVFFLLGLALVLVAVVRQPKPGPSALQTPPVPPVE is encoded by the coding sequence ATGAGTACCGTGATGAGCTCGGGGACGTACCCGGTTCGGGTGGACGGGGCGCTCGACGAGCGGCTGAATCGCTGGTTGTGGTTGGTGAAATGGGTGTTGGTGATCCCGCACCTGTTCGTGCTCGCGGTGTTGTGGATCGCCTTCGCGCTGCTGAGCTTCGTGGCGTTCTTCGCGATCCTGTTCACCGGGCGGTACCCGCGTGGCATCTTCGACTTCAACGTCGGGGTACTGCGCTGGACCTGGCGGGTGCAGTTCTACGCGTACGGCGCTCTAGGCACCGACAAGTACCCGCCGTTCACGTTGCGCGAGGTGCCGACGTACCCGGCGCATCTCGAGGTGAAATACCCGGAGCACCTGTCCCGCGGACTGGTGCTGATCAAGTGGTGGCTCCTGGCGATCCCGCACTACATCGTGGTCGGGTTCTTCGTCGGCAGCGGGACCTGGTTCGTGAGCCAGACCGACAACCGGGCCTGGGCCTGGAGCGGCGGCCTGGTCGGCCTGCTCGTCCTCGTGGCGGCGGTAGTGCTGCTGTTCACCGGACGGTACCCGCGGTCGGTCTTCGACCTCGTGCTCGGCATGAACCGCTGGGCGTTGCGCGTCGCGGCGTACGCCGGCCTGATGGTCGACCAGTACCCGCCCTTCCGCCTCGACATGGGCGGTGACGACCCCGGTACGACGAAGCTGCATGAGCAACCGCGACCGCCGTCGAGCCCACCACAGCGAGATCCGGAGCTGAGGATGTCGGCCGGACGCACGGTCGCCCTGGTGATGGGAATCCTCGTGACGCTGGCTTCGGTCGCCGGTCTGGCTGTCGGGGGAGCTCTTGCCTGGCTGGACCAAGGCCGACGGGATTCGGCGGGCTACATCACCTCGGATCAGGTCACCTTGACCACGACGGGGTACGCGCTGACCAGTGAGAACCTCACGGTCGACGCCGGCGGTACGTCGGTGCCGCATCGGTGGTTCGGCGACGCGCGAGTGCGAGTCGCGGCGACCGACGGTACGCCGGTGTTCGTCGGACTGGCGAATTCAGCGGACGTGCGCTCGTACCTGTCCGGAGTCGGTCATACGACCGTCAAGGCAGTCGGGCCGAACCGGACGACGTACGACGACCATGCCGGTCAAGCGCCGTCGTCGCTGCCGGCCACGCTGAAGATCTGGCGGGTGCAGGCGTCCGGGCCGGGCGAGCAGACGATCATCTGGCCGCCCGAGAACGGCGACTGGACGCTCGTGGTGATGACTGCCGACGGCAGTCCGGACGTCAGCGTGCGGGCCGATGTCGGTGCCACCGCACCAGCCCTGGAGTGGGCCTGGATCGCAGTGCTCGTGAGCGCGGGTGTCTTCTTCCTGCTCGGTCTGGCCCTCGTACTGGTGGCGGTCGTCCGGCAGCCGAAGCCAGGACCTTCGGCCCTGCAGACGCCCCCGGTCCCGCCGGTGGAATGA
- a CDS encoding 2TM domain-containing protein, giving the protein MDDKTVLDRTRTDGDLRERAVTELRKRRELAAHLMAFILVNTFVVIIWYVSGAGFFWPVFPIFGWGIGIVFHAWDVLWPQPTEASIRTTMDRIARRR; this is encoded by the coding sequence ATGGACGACAAGACAGTGCTCGACAGGACGCGGACCGATGGCGACCTGCGCGAACGAGCGGTGACCGAGCTACGCAAGCGGCGTGAGCTCGCCGCTCACCTGATGGCGTTCATCCTGGTGAACACCTTCGTGGTGATCATCTGGTACGTCAGCGGAGCCGGCTTCTTCTGGCCGGTCTTCCCGATCTTCGGCTGGGGCATCGGCATCGTCTTCCACGCCTGGGACGTGCTGTGGCCACAGCCCACCGAGGCTTCGATCCGGACCACGATGGACCGCATCGCCCGGCGCCGGTGA
- a CDS encoding Rv1733c family protein encodes MSSVKHRSGELWVLMQARRLGGRRNPLRRSTDRIETALLWCTLVAALLLIPVGAAVGTGVQNSLDASAARQRAVLHQVQARTLESSERQVPAVQGDVLSQVPVSYVDPRGAEQRRMTSVVIGTKAGAEVTIWLDRSGNIVTAPLSKSDSAAFGGTAGFFTVLGGWLALWGVFNLARVPLNRRRSREWDAEWLAIAPRWSRGQK; translated from the coding sequence ATGAGTAGCGTGAAGCACCGTTCGGGGGAGCTCTGGGTGCTTATGCAGGCCCGCCGGCTGGGAGGACGACGCAATCCGTTGCGGCGCTCGACGGACCGGATCGAGACCGCGCTGTTGTGGTGCACGCTGGTTGCGGCGCTGTTGCTGATCCCGGTCGGTGCGGCCGTCGGTACGGGCGTACAGAACTCCCTCGACGCCTCCGCGGCGCGGCAACGGGCCGTCCTGCACCAGGTGCAGGCGCGAACCCTGGAGAGCAGCGAGCGTCAGGTGCCGGCAGTGCAAGGGGACGTGCTGTCCCAGGTCCCGGTCTCGTACGTCGACCCGCGGGGCGCCGAACAGCGGCGCATGACGAGCGTGGTGATCGGTACGAAGGCCGGTGCCGAGGTGACGATCTGGCTCGACCGTTCCGGGAATATCGTGACCGCGCCACTCTCGAAGTCGGACAGCGCCGCATTCGGAGGCACGGCGGGCTTCTTCACCGTCCTCGGTGGGTGGCTCGCGCTGTGGGGCGTCTTCAACCTGGCGAGAGTCCCACTGAACCGCCGCCGCTCCCGTGAGTGGGACGCCGAGTGGCTGGCCATCGCGCCACGCTGGTCGCGAGGTCAGAAGTAG
- a CDS encoding Acg family FMN-binding oxidoreductase: MNELMDADRDEMLRAAVVAPSMHNTQPWRFRFVDRTVEVYRDRERELPAEDPSRRMLFISLGAAIFNLRVAAAARGMGSEVRHLIDQRRPDLIAVVELGRPPNESLAALAPYLSERRTNREPFTDERLSEQVRVELGLCARMEGAVLQWLDTSARQWWLRMATSEAEAADDASSARTAERGRWIGGDRPDDGVPSSALGSRAAGSDAVVRDLAATPADAVRPVADFEREPQLAVLATRYDGPIEWLRAGQALEHVLLEATARGLSTSLLNQAIEHEELRVQINDPLGPWQRPQTVIRFGYGPSVPPTPRRAVGDVLIRD, from the coding sequence ATGAATGAGCTGATGGATGCTGATCGGGACGAGATGCTGCGGGCTGCCGTAGTGGCACCGTCGATGCACAACACCCAGCCGTGGCGGTTCCGGTTCGTGGACCGGACGGTCGAGGTGTACCGGGACCGCGAGCGGGAGCTGCCGGCCGAGGATCCGTCCCGGCGGATGTTGTTCATCTCGCTGGGCGCCGCGATCTTCAACCTGCGGGTGGCGGCCGCAGCGCGCGGAATGGGCTCGGAGGTGCGTCACCTGATCGATCAGCGGAGGCCGGATCTCATCGCCGTCGTGGAGTTGGGACGGCCGCCGAACGAATCGCTGGCGGCGCTCGCGCCGTACCTGTCCGAGCGCCGGACGAACCGGGAGCCGTTCACGGACGAGCGGTTGTCCGAACAGGTCCGGGTCGAGCTCGGCCTGTGTGCCCGGATGGAGGGCGCAGTACTGCAATGGCTCGATACCTCGGCCCGGCAGTGGTGGTTGCGGATGGCAACGAGCGAGGCGGAGGCAGCGGACGACGCGTCGTCCGCGCGGACCGCGGAGCGGGGACGGTGGATCGGTGGGGATCGGCCGGACGACGGCGTGCCGTCGAGCGCTCTCGGTTCGCGGGCGGCCGGCAGTGACGCGGTGGTGCGTGACCTGGCTGCCACGCCGGCCGATGCCGTCCGCCCGGTGGCCGACTTCGAGCGGGAGCCGCAACTGGCCGTCCTCGCGACCAGGTACGACGGTCCGATCGAGTGGTTGCGTGCCGGGCAGGCGTTGGAGCACGTGCTCCTCGAAGCCACCGCGCGAGGGCTGTCCACGTCGTTGCTGAACCAGGCGATCGAACACGAGGAACTCCGGGTGCAGATCAACGATCCGCTCGGCCCGTGGCAGCGACCGCAGACGGTGATCCGGTTCGGCTACGGGCCTTCGGTCCCGCCGACACCTCGCCGTGCCGTCGGGGACGTGCTGATCCGCGATTGA
- a CDS encoding NAD(P)(+) transhydrogenase (Re/Si-specific) subunit beta encodes MTTTTHLLYLGTAICFVLGLHLMNSPATARRGNQLSAFGMAVAIAVTVVVLIDDGTITATAAIVLAIGVAVGSGAGLLAARRVKMTAMPQLVSLFNAVGGGAAALIAFTDALPGSAGQPVSTTLTTFLDVLIGAVTFSGSVIAAGKLAGLVPGRPLTFAGARALNLLLGLTALVAGVLYTAHVGGLGMLGVLTGAALALGVLMTLPIGGADMPVVISLLNACTGTAVAMAGFVIGSTPLIIAGALVGAAGAILTKLMAVAMNRSLLSIVAGGFGTGDEQAKPAVTTTGTVRSVTADDAALQLAYAGKVVIVPGYGLAAAQAQHEVVELAQALTEHGVDVSYGIHPVAGRMPGHMNVLLAEANAPYPQLKDLDEINPQFAATDVVLVVGANDVTNPAARRPGNAVSGMPILDVDKARSVIVVKRSLGHGYAGIDNELYTNPRTAMLFGDAKVVLTALMNELQAYVH; translated from the coding sequence ATGACCACGACCACGCACCTGCTCTACCTGGGTACGGCGATCTGCTTCGTGCTCGGACTGCACCTGATGAACTCGCCGGCGACCGCTCGCCGCGGCAACCAGCTGTCCGCGTTCGGGATGGCCGTGGCGATCGCGGTCACGGTCGTCGTCCTCATCGACGACGGGACGATCACCGCCACGGCAGCGATCGTCCTGGCCATCGGGGTGGCGGTCGGCTCCGGCGCGGGCCTGCTGGCCGCGCGGCGGGTGAAGATGACCGCGATGCCTCAGCTCGTCAGCCTGTTCAACGCCGTCGGCGGTGGAGCAGCGGCCCTGATCGCATTCACCGACGCGCTGCCCGGGTCGGCGGGTCAACCGGTCAGCACGACGCTGACCACCTTCCTCGACGTGCTGATCGGTGCCGTCACGTTCTCGGGCTCGGTGATTGCCGCGGGCAAGCTGGCCGGCCTGGTACCAGGACGGCCGCTGACGTTCGCCGGCGCACGCGCCCTCAATCTGCTGCTCGGACTGACCGCACTGGTCGCGGGTGTCCTGTACACGGCCCACGTCGGTGGTCTGGGAATGCTCGGAGTCCTGACCGGTGCCGCGCTGGCCCTCGGCGTACTGATGACCCTGCCGATCGGCGGAGCGGACATGCCGGTCGTCATCTCGTTGCTGAACGCATGTACCGGTACGGCGGTGGCGATGGCCGGCTTCGTGATCGGCAGTACGCCGCTGATCATCGCGGGCGCCCTTGTCGGTGCGGCCGGTGCCATCCTCACCAAGCTGATGGCGGTCGCGATGAACCGCTCGCTGCTGAGCATCGTGGCCGGCGGCTTCGGCACAGGTGATGAGCAAGCCAAGCCGGCCGTTACCACGACCGGGACGGTCCGGTCGGTCACCGCCGACGATGCGGCCCTGCAACTGGCGTACGCCGGGAAGGTCGTCATCGTCCCCGGGTACGGACTGGCTGCGGCGCAGGCCCAGCACGAGGTGGTCGAGCTCGCGCAGGCGCTGACCGAGCACGGTGTCGACGTCAGCTACGGGATCCACCCGGTGGCGGGCCGGATGCCCGGTCACATGAACGTGCTGCTGGCCGAGGCGAACGCGCCGTACCCGCAGCTCAAGGATCTGGACGAGATCAACCCGCAGTTCGCGGCGACCGACGTCGTACTGGTGGTCGGCGCCAACGACGTCACCAACCCGGCCGCGCGCCGGCCGGGCAACGCGGTGTCCGGGATGCCGATTCTCGATGTCGACAAGGCCCGCAGCGTCATCGTGGTCAAGCGCTCGCTCGGCCACGGGTACGCCGGGATCGACAACGAGCTGTACACCAACCCGCGCACCGCGATGCTGTTCGGCGACGCAAAGGTCGTGCTGACGGCCTTGATGAACGAACTCCAGGCCTACGTGCACTGA
- a CDS encoding NAD(P) transhydrogenase subunit alpha, translated as MTPVLLADITVFVLSVLVGFEVISKVPATLHTPLMSGANAIHGVVVVGVMIVAASIDTTVGYVLLFVAAMFAAANVVGGYVVTDRMLEMFRIKPKPELDSRAGR; from the coding sequence ATGACACCGGTACTGCTCGCCGACATCACGGTCTTCGTACTCAGTGTGCTGGTCGGGTTCGAGGTCATCAGCAAGGTCCCGGCCACCCTGCACACGCCGCTGATGTCCGGCGCCAACGCGATCCACGGCGTGGTCGTGGTCGGCGTCATGATTGTTGCCGCGAGCATCGATACGACGGTCGGGTACGTGCTGCTGTTCGTCGCCGCGATGTTCGCGGCCGCGAACGTGGTCGGCGGGTACGTCGTCACCGATCGCATGCTCGAGATGTTCCGGATCAAGCCGAAGCCGGAGCTGGATTCGAGGGCCGGACGATGA
- a CDS encoding NAD(P) transhydrogenase subunit alpha, producing the protein MSMLIGCPAETEWHESRVAVTPEVVARLGRTGLDVIVESGAGRDAGFPDEEYVAAGARIAERSEIYEEADILAVIHRPDCQRLHPGQIVIGLLRPDDAPDELAGVTALSFEGLPRTLSRAQSMDVLTSQANVAGYKAAVLAADTFGGFFPMMMTAAGTVRPANVLVLGGGVAGLQAMGTARRLGALVTGYDVRAAARADIASTGAAVLDLDVTAEGEGGYARTLTEEEQADQQRALVDAIRSFDIVITTAQVPGHRPPELVPAAALAAMAPGSVVVDLAAGPLGGNVAGSVPDGRTVTENGVVILGAGNLPAQVPRAASSAWARNVAALLDYLIHDGSVVLDPEDEITAGLLVHSKETVS; encoded by the coding sequence ATGAGCATGCTGATCGGCTGCCCGGCCGAGACCGAGTGGCACGAGAGCCGCGTCGCAGTCACCCCCGAGGTGGTGGCGCGGCTCGGCCGGACCGGCCTGGACGTGATCGTCGAGTCCGGCGCGGGACGCGACGCGGGATTCCCGGACGAGGAGTACGTCGCGGCCGGGGCGCGAATCGCCGAGCGGTCGGAGATCTACGAGGAGGCCGACATCCTGGCGGTCATCCATCGGCCGGACTGTCAGCGGCTGCACCCCGGTCAGATCGTGATCGGTCTGCTACGCCCGGACGACGCTCCCGATGAACTGGCCGGCGTCACGGCGCTGAGCTTCGAAGGGCTGCCGCGGACGTTGAGCCGGGCGCAGTCGATGGACGTGCTCACCTCGCAGGCCAATGTGGCCGGATACAAGGCCGCAGTACTCGCCGCGGACACCTTCGGCGGCTTCTTCCCGATGATGATGACCGCAGCGGGGACTGTGCGCCCCGCCAACGTGCTCGTGCTCGGTGGGGGAGTCGCAGGACTGCAAGCGATGGGTACGGCGCGACGCCTGGGCGCACTCGTCACCGGGTACGACGTCCGTGCGGCCGCGCGCGCCGACATCGCGTCGACCGGAGCCGCGGTGCTCGACCTGGACGTCACTGCCGAGGGAGAGGGCGGCTACGCGCGCACACTGACCGAAGAAGAACAAGCGGATCAGCAACGCGCGCTGGTCGACGCGATCCGGTCCTTCGACATCGTCATCACGACCGCTCAGGTGCCAGGGCATCGACCACCGGAGTTGGTGCCGGCCGCAGCGCTGGCGGCGATGGCGCCAGGGTCCGTGGTCGTCGATCTGGCCGCCGGTCCGCTGGGCGGCAACGTCGCGGGATCTGTGCCCGACGGGCGGACCGTGACCGAGAACGGGGTCGTAATTCTCGGGGCGGGCAACCTCCCGGCGCAGGTGCCGCGGGCCGCGTCGTCCGCCTGGGCCCGCAACGTGGCCGCCCTGCTCGACTACCTGATCCACGACGGTTCCGTCGTACTCGATCCTGAGGACGAGATCACGGCCGGGCTGCTCGTGCATTCGAAGGAGACAGTCTCATGA
- a CDS encoding DUF779 domain-containing protein, with product MTAVRITATAAARQAIRHLSESRGAPVMFVQSGGCCAGSTPMCYPEHEFLVGPGDLLLGEIEGSPFYIDRQLDQTWGESTFQLDVAPGGPEGFSLPAGLDGHFVTRSHICSVERTVMKAAVVTDFRKPLEIQELPVPDPGPGEVLVRMETSGLCHTDIHAAHGDWPVKPTPPFVPGHEGVGVVEKLGAGVTERALGDRVAIAWLGYACGKCRYCIGGWETLCPEQRNSGYSVNGSFAEYAVVPAAFATRVPDGVSSRDAAPLTCAGVTTYKAIRVAGVAPAETVAIFGIGGLGHLALQYARIAGGITIAVDIENSKLEMAEKLGADHVVNAATTDPVEAIQALGGADVAVALAANPQSFDQAFRSLRRGGRLVCVALPADDAALSLPIFDTVLNGKTVIGSIVGTRNDLDDVFALHAAGRTTVIAVDRKLDDVNQSIADVLAGDVPARVVFQF from the coding sequence ATGACAGCCGTCCGCATCACGGCCACCGCGGCCGCGCGTCAGGCGATCCGACACCTGAGCGAGAGCCGCGGTGCGCCGGTCATGTTCGTCCAGTCCGGTGGCTGTTGTGCCGGGAGCACACCGATGTGCTACCCGGAGCACGAGTTCCTGGTCGGCCCCGGCGATCTGCTGCTCGGCGAGATCGAGGGCAGCCCGTTCTACATCGACCGGCAGCTGGACCAGACCTGGGGCGAGTCGACGTTCCAGCTCGACGTCGCGCCCGGCGGTCCCGAGGGGTTCTCCCTGCCGGCCGGGCTCGACGGCCATTTCGTCACCCGATCCCACATCTGTTCTGTTGAAAGGACTGTCATGAAAGCAGCAGTTGTCACCGACTTCCGAAAGCCCCTGGAGATCCAGGAGCTGCCCGTTCCGGATCCGGGGCCGGGCGAGGTTCTGGTCCGGATGGAGACCAGTGGGCTGTGCCACACCGACATCCACGCGGCCCACGGTGACTGGCCGGTCAAGCCGACGCCACCGTTCGTTCCCGGCCACGAAGGCGTCGGTGTGGTCGAGAAGCTGGGCGCGGGCGTGACCGAACGGGCGCTCGGTGACCGGGTCGCTATCGCCTGGCTCGGGTACGCGTGCGGCAAGTGCCGGTACTGCATCGGCGGCTGGGAGACGCTCTGCCCGGAGCAGCGCAACTCCGGCTACTCCGTGAACGGCAGCTTCGCCGAGTACGCCGTCGTACCTGCTGCCTTCGCGACGCGGGTACCCGACGGGGTTTCCTCGCGGGACGCCGCACCGCTGACGTGCGCCGGAGTGACAACGTACAAGGCGATCCGGGTGGCCGGCGTGGCGCCGGCCGAGACCGTCGCGATCTTCGGGATCGGCGGACTGGGGCACCTCGCGCTGCAGTATGCGCGGATCGCCGGCGGCATCACGATCGCGGTCGATATCGAGAACAGCAAGCTGGAGATGGCCGAGAAGCTCGGTGCCGATCATGTCGTGAACGCGGCGACGACCGACCCGGTGGAGGCGATCCAGGCGCTCGGCGGCGCGGACGTCGCGGTCGCGCTCGCGGCCAACCCGCAGTCGTTCGACCAGGCGTTCCGCTCGCTGCGGCGGGGCGGCCGACTGGTCTGCGTGGCCTTGCCGGCTGATGATGCGGCGCTGAGTCTGCCGATCTTCGACACGGTGCTGAACGGCAAGACCGTGATCGGGTCGATCGTTGGCACGCGCAACGATCTCGACGACGTGTTCGCGCTGCACGCTGCGGGACGGACCACGGTGATCGCCGTCGACCGCAAGCTCGACGACGTGAACCAGTCGATCGCGGACGTACTGGCCGGCGACGTTCCGGCCCGTGTCGTCTTCCAGTTCTGA